From a region of the Natator depressus isolate rNatDep1 chromosome 15, rNatDep2.hap1, whole genome shotgun sequence genome:
- the CLDN5 gene encoding claudin-5 codes for MSSAAREILGLGLGILGWVGVILACGLPMWQVSAFADGHIVVAQTTWEGLWMNCVVQSTGQMQCKVYDSILALDPEVQAGRALTVLVALLGLVALMVTVVGAQCTTCVRAGKAKSWIVMAGGVLYILCGVLVLIPVCWFANIIISGFYDPNVPKSRKREMGAALYIGWAATALLLLGGSLICCSCSCSGDGENAFPVKYSASTRRPTSNGEYDKKNYV; via the coding sequence ATGAGCTCGGCAGCGCGGGAgatcctggggctggggctgggcatcCTGGGCTGGGTCGGGGTCATCCTGGCCTGCGGCTTGCCCATGTGGCAGGTGTCCGCCTTCGCCGACGGCCACATCGTGGTGGCGCAGACCACCTGGGAAGGGCTGTGGATGAACTGCGTGGTGCAGAGCACCGGGCAGATGCAGTGCAAAGTCTACGACTCCATCCTGGCGCTGGACCCCGAGGTGCAGGCGGGCCGGGCGCTCACCGTGCTGGTGGCCCTGCTGGGGCTGGTGGCGCTGATGGTGACCGTGGTGGGGGCCCAGTGCACCACCTGCGTCCGAGCCGGCAAGGCCAAGTCCTGGATCGTCATGGCCGGCGGGGTCCTGTACATCCTCTGCGGGGTGCTGGTCCTCATCCCCGTCTGCTGGTTCGCCAACATCATCATCAGCGGCTTCTACGACCCCAACGTGCCCAAGTCCAGGAAGCGGGAGATGGGGGCGGCCCTCTACATCGGCTGGGCGGCCACGGCTCTGCTGCTCCTCGGGGGCAGCCTGatttgctgctcctgctcctgctccgggGACGGCGAGAACGCCTTCCCCGTCAAGTACTCGGCCTCCACCCGGCGGCCCACCTCCAACGGGGAGTACGACAAGAAGAACTACGTCTGA